The Leclercia sp. S52 genome has a segment encoding these proteins:
- a CDS encoding SmdB family multidrug efflux ABC transporter permease/ATP-binding protein: MRSFSQLWPTLKRLLAYGSPWRKPLSLAVVLLWIAAIAEVTGPLLISYFIDNMVAKNYLPLGLVTGLAVAYVGLQLLAAGLHYAQSLLFNQAAVGVVQQLRTDVMDAALRQPLSAFDTQPVGQIISRVTNDTEVIRDLYVTVVATVLRSAALVGAMLVAMFSLEWRMALVAMAIFPAVMIVMIIYQRYSTPIVRRVRAYLADINDGFNEVINGMSVIQQFRQQERFGERMGEASRSHYMARMQTLRLDGFLLRPLLSLFSALVLCGLLMQFGFAAGGTIEVGVLYAFISYLGRLNEPLIELTTQQSMLQQAVVAGERVFELMDRPRQAYGDDNRDLQSGTIEFDQVSFAYREDRLVLQDIDLKVPSRSFVALVGHTGSGKSTLASLLMGYYPLTEGEIRLDGRPLSTLSHAVLRKGVAMVQQDPVVLADTFFANVTLGRPFSEEQVWDVLEKVQLAELARGLHDGIHTRLGEQGNNLSVGQKQLLALARVLIDTPQVLILDEATASIDSGTEQAIQQALAAVREHTTLVVIAHRLSTIVEADTILVLHRGQAVERGTHKQLLEAKGRYWQMYQLQLAGEELAASTREESLSA, from the coding sequence ATGCGTAGTTTTTCCCAGCTGTGGCCCACCCTGAAACGCCTGCTGGCGTATGGCTCGCCGTGGCGCAAACCGCTGTCGCTGGCCGTAGTGTTGCTGTGGATTGCGGCGATTGCCGAAGTGACCGGCCCGCTGCTGATCAGCTATTTCATCGACAACATGGTGGCCAAAAACTATCTCCCGCTCGGTCTGGTGACCGGGCTGGCGGTGGCCTATGTCGGCCTGCAGCTGCTGGCGGCCGGGCTGCATTATGCTCAGTCGTTGCTGTTTAACCAGGCCGCCGTCGGGGTGGTACAGCAGTTACGTACCGACGTGATGGATGCCGCTCTTCGCCAGCCGCTGAGCGCGTTCGATACCCAGCCCGTCGGACAGATTATCTCCCGTGTCACCAACGATACCGAAGTGATCCGCGATCTCTATGTCACGGTGGTGGCCACGGTGCTGCGCAGCGCCGCCCTGGTCGGTGCCATGCTGGTGGCGATGTTCAGTCTGGAGTGGCGCATGGCGCTGGTGGCGATGGCGATTTTCCCGGCGGTGATGATTGTGATGATTATCTACCAGCGCTACAGCACGCCGATTGTCCGTCGCGTGCGGGCCTATCTGGCGGATATCAACGATGGCTTCAACGAAGTCATCAACGGCATGAGCGTCATCCAACAGTTCCGCCAGCAGGAGCGTTTTGGCGAGCGGATGGGCGAGGCCAGCCGCTCCCACTATATGGCCCGTATGCAGACGCTGCGGCTGGATGGTTTTCTCCTGCGGCCGCTGCTCAGCCTGTTCTCGGCGCTGGTGCTGTGCGGGCTGCTGATGCAGTTTGGTTTTGCCGCTGGCGGCACCATTGAGGTCGGGGTGCTGTATGCCTTTATCAGCTACCTGGGTCGTCTTAACGAGCCGCTGATCGAGCTGACCACTCAGCAGTCGATGCTGCAGCAGGCGGTGGTTGCCGGCGAGCGCGTCTTTGAGCTGATGGATCGCCCGCGTCAGGCCTACGGCGATGACAATCGCGACCTGCAAAGCGGCACCATTGAGTTTGATCAGGTCTCCTTTGCCTATCGCGAGGACCGGCTGGTCTTACAGGATATCGATCTGAAGGTGCCGTCCCGCAGTTTCGTCGCGCTGGTCGGCCATACCGGCAGCGGTAAAAGTACCCTCGCCAGCCTGCTGATGGGCTACTACCCGCTCACCGAAGGGGAAATTCGCCTCGACGGGCGTCCGCTTTCGACCCTGAGCCACGCCGTGCTGCGTAAAGGGGTGGCGATGGTGCAACAGGATCCGGTAGTGCTGGCCGACACCTTCTTCGCCAACGTTACGCTCGGGCGGCCGTTTAGCGAGGAGCAGGTGTGGGACGTGCTGGAGAAAGTGCAGCTGGCGGAGCTGGCGCGCGGCCTGCACGACGGTATTCATACCCGGCTGGGTGAGCAGGGGAATAACCTCTCGGTGGGGCAAAAACAGCTGTTGGCCCTGGCCCGGGTGCTGATTGATACGCCGCAGGTGCTGATCCTCGATGAAGCCACGGCCAGCATCGACTCCGGTACCGAGCAGGCGATCCAGCAGGCGCTGGCCGCAGTGCGTGAACATACCACCCTGGTGGTGATTGCCCACCGCCTGTCGACCATTGTCGAGGCGGATACCATTCTGGTGCTTCATCGCGGCCAGGCGGTTGAGCGCGGTACCCATAAGCAACTGCTTGAGGCGAAAGGGCGTTACTGGCAGATGTATCAGCTGCAGCTGGCCGGGGAAGAGCTGGCCGCCAGCACGCGTGAAGAGTCGCTCAGCGCCTGA
- the glnK gene encoding P-II family nitrogen regulator, translating to MKLVTVVIKPFKLEDVREALSSMGIQGLTVTEVKGFGRQKGHAELYRGAEYSVNFLPKVKIDVAIADDQLDEVIDVISKAAYTGKIGDGKIFVAELQRVIRIRTGEADEAAL from the coding sequence ATGAAGCTGGTTACCGTGGTCATCAAACCATTCAAGCTCGAAGACGTGCGTGAAGCACTCTCTTCAATGGGTATTCAGGGGCTGACCGTCACCGAGGTGAAAGGCTTTGGGCGACAGAAAGGTCATGCGGAGCTGTACCGTGGCGCTGAATACAGCGTCAACTTCCTGCCAAAAGTGAAGATTGACGTGGCGATCGCCGACGATCAGCTGGATGAAGTTATCGACGTAATTAGCAAAGCAGCCTACACCGGCAAAATTGGCGACGGCAAAATTTTCGTTGCTGAGCTGCAACGCGTCATTCGCATTCGTACAGGCGAAGCCGACGAAGCGGCACTGTAA
- the amtB gene encoding ammonium transporter AmtB yields MNTTTLKAGLGSLALLPGLAMAAPAVADKADNAFMMICTALVLFMTIPGIALFYGGLIRGKNVLSMLTQVTVTFALVCVLWVVYGYSLAFGEGNAFFGSFNWAMLKNIELTAVMGSFYQYIHVAFQGSFACITVGLIVGALAERIRFSAVLIFVVVWLTLSYVPVAHMVWGGGLLASHGALDFAGGTVVHINAAVAGLVGAYLIGKRVGFGKEAFKPHNLPMVFTGTAILYFGWFGFNAGSASAANEIAALAFVNTVIATAGAILSWIFGEWAVRGKPSLLGACSGAIAGLVGITPACGFVGVGGALLVGIVAGLAGLWGVTALKRVLRVDDPCDVFGVHGVCGIVGCIMTGIFASTSLGGVGYAEGVSMGHQVLVQLESIAITVVWSGVVAFIGYKLADMTVGLRVPEEQEREGLDVNSHGENAYNA; encoded by the coding sequence ATGAACACAACAACACTCAAAGCAGGTCTGGGGTCTCTGGCACTGCTGCCGGGGCTGGCAATGGCGGCACCGGCGGTGGCAGACAAAGCCGATAACGCCTTTATGATGATTTGCACCGCGCTGGTGCTGTTTATGACCATCCCGGGGATTGCGCTGTTTTACGGTGGCCTGATCCGCGGCAAAAACGTCCTCTCCATGCTCACTCAGGTGACGGTAACTTTCGCGCTGGTTTGCGTCCTGTGGGTAGTCTACGGCTACTCGCTGGCCTTCGGGGAAGGCAACGCCTTCTTCGGCAGCTTCAACTGGGCGATGCTGAAAAATATTGAGCTGACCGCGGTAATGGGCAGCTTCTATCAGTACATCCACGTGGCGTTCCAGGGTTCGTTCGCCTGTATCACCGTCGGGCTGATTGTTGGCGCGCTGGCGGAACGTATTCGCTTCTCCGCAGTGCTGATCTTCGTAGTGGTCTGGCTGACGCTCTCCTATGTGCCGGTGGCGCATATGGTCTGGGGCGGTGGTCTGCTGGCTTCCCATGGCGCGCTGGACTTCGCGGGCGGTACTGTGGTTCACATCAACGCCGCGGTGGCAGGCCTGGTGGGCGCATACCTGATTGGAAAACGCGTCGGTTTTGGCAAAGAAGCCTTCAAACCGCACAACCTGCCGATGGTCTTCACCGGCACCGCGATCCTCTACTTCGGCTGGTTTGGCTTTAACGCCGGTTCCGCCAGTGCAGCCAACGAAATCGCGGCGCTGGCCTTCGTGAACACCGTTATTGCGACCGCAGGTGCCATTCTCTCCTGGATCTTTGGCGAGTGGGCGGTACGCGGTAAACCTTCCCTGCTGGGTGCCTGTTCCGGTGCGATTGCGGGTCTGGTTGGCATCACCCCGGCCTGTGGTTTTGTCGGTGTCGGCGGCGCGCTGCTCGTCGGTATCGTGGCGGGTCTGGCCGGTCTGTGGGGTGTTACTGCGCTGAAACGCGTGCTGCGTGTGGACGATCCTTGTGACGTCTTTGGCGTGCATGGCGTGTGCGGCATCGTCGGCTGCATCATGACCGGCATCTTCGCCTCAACCTCGCTGGGCGGTGTCGGCTACGCAGAAGGCGTGAGCATGGGTCATCAGGTGCTGGTTCAGCTGGAAAGTATCGCCATCACGGTGGTCTGGTCGGGCGTAGTGGCCTTTATCGGCTACAAGCTGGCGGACATGACGGTGGGTCTGCGCGTACCGGAAGAGCAGGAGCGCGAAGGTCTGGACGTCAACAGCCACGGTGAGAATGCGTATAACGCCTGA
- the tesB gene encoding acyl-CoA thioesterase II — MSQALGNLLTLLNLEKIEEGLFRGQSEDLGLRQVFGGQVVGQALYAAKETVPAERFVHSFHSYFLRPGDSQKPIVYDVEVLRDGNSFSARRVAAVQNGKPIFYMTASFQAPEPGYEHQKTMPPAPAPDELKSETDIARALAHLLPPQVKEKFLCDKPLEIRPVEFHNPMKGHTAEPARQVWIRANGTVPEDFRVHQYLLGYASDFNFLPVALQPHGVGFLEKGMQVATIDHSMWFHRPFDMNDWLLYSVESTSASSARGFVRGEFYTQDGVLVASTVQEGVMRNRG, encoded by the coding sequence ATGAGTCAGGCACTAGGCAATCTGCTGACATTATTAAACCTGGAAAAAATTGAAGAAGGACTCTTTCGGGGACAAAGCGAAGATCTGGGTTTACGCCAGGTATTCGGCGGTCAGGTTGTGGGGCAAGCCCTCTACGCAGCTAAAGAGACAGTACCTGCAGAACGCTTTGTGCACTCCTTTCACAGCTACTTTTTGCGCCCTGGCGACAGCCAGAAACCGATCGTCTATGACGTGGAAGTCCTGCGTGACGGTAACAGCTTCAGCGCCCGTCGCGTGGCGGCAGTGCAGAACGGCAAGCCGATCTTCTATATGACCGCCTCATTCCAGGCGCCAGAGCCGGGCTATGAGCATCAAAAAACGATGCCCCCTGCCCCGGCACCGGACGAGTTAAAGTCTGAAACGGACATTGCCCGCGCGCTGGCGCATCTGCTGCCTCCGCAGGTAAAAGAGAAGTTTCTTTGCGACAAACCGCTGGAGATCCGCCCGGTAGAGTTCCATAACCCGATGAAGGGCCATACCGCCGAGCCGGCGCGTCAGGTCTGGATCCGCGCCAACGGCACGGTGCCGGAAGATTTCCGCGTCCATCAGTATCTGCTGGGTTATGCGTCCGATTTCAACTTCCTGCCGGTTGCCCTGCAGCCGCACGGCGTGGGCTTCCTTGAGAAAGGGATGCAGGTTGCCACTATCGACCATTCGATGTGGTTCCACCGTCCGTTTGATATGAACGACTGGCTGCTGTACAGCGTGGAGAGTACCTCCGCGTCGAGCGCGCGCGGGTTTGTTCGCGGTGAGTTTTATACCCAGGATGGGGTGCTGGTGGCTTCTACGGTGCAGGAAGGGGTGATGCGCAACCGGGGATGA
- a CDS encoding YbaY family lipoprotein, protein MKLVHALSGLAVAVALSACADKSADIQTPAPNPNTAAVAAQPTIQQPNVSGTIWIRQKVALPPDAVLTVTLSDASLADSPSKVLAQQATRTEGKQAPFKFELPFNPADVQPNARILLSAAITINDQVVLMTDIVKPVINQGGTKADLVLVPVQQTSLPLQPGGGAPTTVPSTSPTQVSPSTATPAPTQL, encoded by the coding sequence ATGAAACTCGTGCACGCGTTAAGTGGTTTAGCGGTAGCGGTTGCTCTCTCTGCCTGTGCAGATAAAAGTGCAGACATCCAGACGCCAGCGCCAAACCCAAACACTGCTGCCGTGGCGGCGCAACCGACCATTCAGCAGCCAAATGTTTCCGGGACCATCTGGATCCGTCAGAAAGTGGCTTTGCCGCCGGATGCGGTATTAACCGTCACTCTGTCTGATGCCTCTCTGGCCGATTCACCGTCGAAAGTGCTGGCGCAGCAGGCGACCCGTACCGAAGGTAAACAGGCCCCGTTCAAGTTTGAACTGCCGTTTAACCCGGCGGACGTACAGCCTAACGCGCGTATCCTGCTAAGCGCCGCGATCACCATTAACGATCAGGTTGTGCTAATGACTGACATCGTGAAACCGGTGATTAACCAGGGCGGTACCAAAGCCGATCTGGTGCTGGTGCCCGTACAGCAGACCTCGTTGCCGTTGCAGCCTGGCGGCGGTGCACCCACTACCGTACCCTCGACCTCGCCCACTCAGGTGAGCCCGTCTACGGCCACCCCGGCACCGACCCAGCTTTAA